A portion of the Fusobacterium nucleatum genome contains these proteins:
- a CDS encoding PTS transporter subunit IIC, which yields MKNFFIKSLNGMAFGLFSSLIVGLILKQIGTLFNIEFLIYLGGFAQLLMGAGIGVGVAYALESPVLILISSAITGMYGAGSINFIDGQAILKVGEPMGAYFSVIFGLLISKQLAGKTKFDIILLPMTTIIFGCLLGKFFAPYISAIITEIGVIVNKTTELRPILMGLTLSVIMGIILTLPISSAAIGISLGLSGLAAGAALTGCCCQMIGFAIMSYDDNDLGTVFSIGFGTSMIQIPNIIKNPIIWVPPIASSAILGVLSTTVFKLSSNSIASGMGTSGFVGQIASFSVNGMPYLPTMIILHFLLPAILTFIIYKVLKKKGYIKAGDLKI from the coding sequence ATGAAAAATTTTTTTATCAAGAGTTTAAATGGTATGGCATTTGGTTTATTTTCATCATTAATAGTTGGACTTATCTTAAAACAGATTGGAACTCTTTTTAATATAGAATTTTTAATATATTTAGGAGGTTTTGCACAACTTTTAATGGGAGCTGGAATAGGAGTTGGAGTTGCTTATGCATTAGAATCTCCTGTTTTGATATTGATATCTTCTGCTATAACAGGTATGTATGGTGCAGGAAGTATTAATTTTATAGATGGACAGGCAATTTTAAAAGTTGGCGAACCAATGGGAGCATATTTTTCTGTTATCTTTGGTTTACTTATTTCAAAGCAACTAGCAGGAAAAACAAAATTTGATATAATACTTCTACCTATGACCACCATAATTTTTGGTTGTTTACTTGGAAAATTTTTTGCTCCATATATTTCTGCTATTATTACAGAAATTGGGGTTATTGTGAATAAAACAACAGAGCTTAGACCAATTTTAATGGGACTTACACTTTCTGTTATTATGGGAATAATCTTAACATTACCAATAAGTTCTGCTGCAATAGGAATTTCATTAGGATTAAGTGGACTTGCAGCAGGAGCTGCTTTAACTGGTTGTTGTTGTCAAATGATAGGTTTTGCTATAATGTCTTATGATGATAATGATTTGGGAACTGTATTTTCAATAGGTTTTGGTACTTCTATGATACAAATTCCAAATATAATTAAAAATCCTATTATATGGGTACCTCCAATAGCTTCTAGTGCTATTTTAGGAGTGCTTTCTACAACTGTTTTTAAATTATCTTCAAATAGTATTGCTTCTGGTATGGGTACAAGTGGATTTGTTGGACAAATTGCTTCATTTTCTGTAAATGGAATGCCTTATTTACCAACTATGATAATTTTACATTTCTTATTACCAGCAATCTTAACTTTTATTATTTATAAAGTATTAAAGAAAAAAGGATATATAAAAGCAGGAGATTTAAAAATATAA
- a CDS encoding DUF3798 domain-containing protein, whose product MKMKKILFNLLAIFMLVVAVACGKKEAPTEDANAQQEAASEVATQDYHIGIVTTSVSQSEDNFRGAEAVLKQYGSSNDEGGKITVVTVPDNFMQEQETTISQMVSLADDPKMKAVIVAEGIPGTYPAFKAIREKRPDILLFVNNTHEDPVQVSTVADVVVNSDSVARGYLIVKTAHDLGATKFMHISFPRHLSYETISRRRAIMEQTAKDLGMEYIEMSAPDPLSDVGVPGAQQFILEQVPNWIAKYGKDIAFFATNDAQTEPLLKQIAAHGGYFIEADLPSPTMGYPGALGIEFTDDEKGNWSKILEKVEKSVVAAGGSGRMGTWAFSYNFSGIEGLTDLAIKSIEAGDRDFTLDKVLASLDTATPGSKWNGSLMKNNNGVDIPNSFFVYQDTYVFGKGYMGITSVEVPEKYGKIGN is encoded by the coding sequence ATGAAAATGAAAAAAATTTTATTTAATCTATTAGCAATATTTATGTTAGTAGTTGCAGTTGCTTGTGGAAAAAAGGAAGCACCAACTGAAGATGCAAATGCTCAACAAGAAGCAGCAAGTGAAGTAGCAACTCAAGATTATCACATTGGTATTGTTACAACATCAGTTTCACAATCAGAAGATAATTTCCGTGGAGCAGAAGCAGTTTTAAAACAATATGGATCATCTAATGATGAAGGTGGAAAAATTACAGTGGTAACAGTTCCTGACAATTTTATGCAAGAACAAGAAACAACAATTTCACAAATGGTTTCTCTTGCTGATGATCCAAAAATGAAAGCAGTAATCGTTGCTGAAGGAATCCCAGGAACTTATCCTGCATTCAAGGCTATAAGAGAAAAAAGACCTGATATTTTACTATTTGTAAATAATACTCACGAAGATCCTGTACAAGTAAGTACAGTTGCAGATGTAGTTGTAAATTCAGACTCAGTTGCAAGAGGATATTTAATAGTAAAAACAGCTCATGATTTAGGTGCAACTAAATTTATGCACATTTCTTTCCCTAGACATTTAAGCTATGAAACTATTTCAAGAAGAAGAGCTATAATGGAACAAACAGCTAAAGATTTAGGAATGGAATATATTGAAATGTCAGCTCCAGACCCTCTAAGTGATGTTGGAGTTCCAGGAGCACAACAATTTATATTAGAACAAGTTCCAAATTGGATAGCAAAATATGGTAAAGATATAGCATTCTTTGCTACAAATGATGCTCAAACTGAACCTTTATTAAAACAAATTGCTGCCCATGGAGGATATTTTATAGAAGCAGATTTACCATCTCCTACTATGGGATATCCAGGAGCATTAGGAATAGAATTTACTGATGATGAAAAAGGAAATTGGTCAAAGATATTAGAAAAAGTTGAAAAATCAGTTGTAGCTGCTGGTGGTTCTGGAAGGATGGGAACATGGGCTTTTTCATATAATTTCTCTGGTATTGAAGGACTTACAGATTTAGCAATAAAATCTATTGAAGCAGGAGATAGAGATTTCACATTAGATAAAGTTTTAGCTTCTCTTGATACAGCAACACCTGGTTCTAAATGGAATGGAAGTTTAATGAAGAATAATAATGGTGTTGACATACCTAATTCATTCTTCGTATATCAAGATACATATGTTTTTGGAAAAGGATATATGGGAATAACTTCTGTTGAAGTTCCAGAAAAATATGGGAAAATTGGAAATTAA
- a CDS encoding sugar ABC transporter ATP-binding protein, producing the protein MSDTILKIENLSKSFGDNTVLKNINLELKEGEILGLVGENGAGKSTLMKIIFGMEVIRETGGYNGKIFFDGKEVNFLSPFDALNAGIGMVHQEFSLIPGFKVSENIVLNRESTKNNLMTHFFGEGISKIDQKDNTKRAQEAISKLGVNLTGQEQINEMAVAYKQFTEIAREIERESTKLLVLDEPTAVLTEDEAQILLETMKKLANKGITIIFITHRLNEIMRVSDKVTVLRDGQLINTVPTKSTNVNEITEWMIGRKVSTSSEGKNTDNSNVENLMEIKDLWVDMPGEMLKGLDLDIKKGEILGLGGMAGQGKIAVANGVMGLFKTKGNIKYKGEDLVLNKPTYPLEKGIFFVSEDRKGVGLLLDESIERNIAFPAMEIKGLFLKKYLGLINVIDDKAVTDNAKKYIEKLEIKSMSEKQKVAELSGGNQQKVCVAKAFTMEPDLLFVSEPTRGIDVGAKQLVLETLKEYNRERNTTIVVTSSEIEELRNICDRIAIINEGKVAGILSATASILDFGKLMSGIKGGE; encoded by the coding sequence ATGTCGGATACGATATTAAAAATAGAAAACCTCTCTAAATCATTTGGTGATAACACTGTATTGAAAAATATTAATTTGGAATTAAAGGAAGGAGAAATTCTTGGACTTGTTGGGGAAAATGGTGCAGGAAAATCTACTTTGATGAAAATTATATTTGGTATGGAAGTAATAAGAGAAACAGGTGGATATAATGGAAAAATCTTTTTTGATGGAAAAGAGGTTAATTTCTTATCTCCATTTGATGCTCTTAATGCTGGAATAGGAATGGTTCACCAAGAATTTTCATTGATACCAGGTTTTAAAGTTAGTGAAAATATAGTTTTAAATAGAGAGTCAACAAAAAATAATCTAATGACACATTTTTTTGGAGAAGGAATAAGTAAAATTGACCAAAAAGATAATACTAAAAGAGCTCAAGAAGCTATTTCAAAATTAGGAGTAAATTTAACTGGACAGGAACAAATAAATGAAATGGCAGTTGCCTATAAACAATTTACAGAAATTGCTCGTGAAATAGAAAGAGAAAGTACAAAACTTTTAGTTTTAGATGAACCAACAGCAGTTTTGACAGAAGATGAAGCACAAATTTTGTTGGAAACAATGAAGAAACTTGCTAATAAAGGTATAACTATAATATTTATAACACATAGACTTAATGAAATAATGAGAGTTTCTGATAAGGTAACAGTTTTAAGAGATGGGCAACTTATAAATACAGTTCCTACAAAATCTACTAATGTAAATGAAATTACAGAGTGGATGATAGGAAGAAAAGTAAGTACATCATCTGAAGGTAAAAATACAGATAACTCTAATGTAGAAAACCTTATGGAAATAAAAGATTTATGGGTTGATATGCCAGGAGAAATGTTAAAAGGTTTAGACCTAGATATTAAAAAAGGTGAAATTCTTGGTCTAGGTGGTATGGCAGGACAAGGTAAGATAGCAGTAGCTAATGGAGTAATGGGACTTTTTAAAACAAAAGGAAATATAAAATACAAAGGTGAAGATTTAGTTTTAAATAAACCAACATATCCATTAGAAAAAGGTATATTTTTTGTATCAGAAGATAGAAAAGGTGTAGGTCTATTGCTTGATGAAAGTATAGAAAGAAATATTGCTTTTCCTGCTATGGAAATAAAAGGTCTATTCTTAAAAAAATATCTAGGGCTTATAAATGTGATAGATGATAAAGCTGTTACAGATAATGCTAAAAAATATATAGAAAAATTAGAAATAAAAAGTATGAGTGAAAAGCAAAAAGTTGCAGAACTAAGTGGAGGAAACCAACAAAAAGTTTGTGTTGCAAAGGCTTTCACTATGGAACCTGATTTATTATTTGTTTCTGAACCAACAAGAGGTATAGATGTTGGAGCTAAACAATTAGTTTTGGAAACATTGAAAGAGTATAACAGAGAAAGAAATACAACAATAGTTGTAACTTCATCTGAAATTGAAGAATTAAGAAATATTTGTGATAGAATTGCAATAATAAATGAAGGTAAAGTTGCAGGAATTTTATCAGCAACAGCAAGCATACTTGATTTTGGAAAATTGATGTCAGGAATAAAGGGGGGAGAGTAA
- a CDS encoding ABC transporter permease subunit, producing MLKKFGLPRLIILIFLISTYIIAPFVGIPISTALSDTIIRFGMNAILVLSLMPMIESGAGLNFGMPLGIEAGLLGSLLSIELGFSGFVGFVLAIILAIVFAFVFGWAYGVILNRVKGGEMMIATYIGFSSVAFMCIMWIVLPFRKADMIWAYGGSGLRTTISVESYWKGVLNNIFGKISQAIPVGEIIFFLLLAFLMWLFFRTKSGLSMSAVGKNEKFAQATGINADKSRKQSVIISTVIAAIGIIVYQQSFGFIQLYLAPFNMAFPAIAAILIGGASVNRVTIWHVMIGTFLFQGILTMTPTVVNALIKTDMSETIRIIVSNGMILYALTRKEGGSRG from the coding sequence ATGTTAAAGAAGTTTGGTTTACCAAGATTAATAATCTTAATATTTTTAATATCAACTTATATAATTGCTCCTTTTGTAGGTATTCCTATATCAACAGCATTGTCAGATACAATTATAAGATTTGGTATGAATGCAATTTTAGTTCTATCACTTATGCCTATGATAGAATCTGGTGCAGGGCTTAACTTCGGTATGCCTCTTGGAATTGAGGCAGGACTTCTAGGTTCGCTTCTTAGTATAGAATTAGGATTTAGTGGTTTTGTAGGTTTTGTTTTAGCAATAATTTTAGCGATAGTGTTTGCCTTTGTTTTTGGTTGGGCTTATGGAGTAATACTAAATAGAGTAAAAGGTGGAGAAATGATGATAGCTACATACATAGGTTTTTCATCAGTCGCTTTTATGTGTATTATGTGGATAGTTCTTCCATTTAGAAAAGCAGATATGATTTGGGCTTATGGAGGTTCAGGACTTAGAACAACAATAAGTGTTGAAAGTTATTGGAAAGGTGTTTTAAATAATATCTTTGGTAAAATATCACAAGCTATACCAGTTGGAGAAATAATATTTTTCTTGTTATTAGCATTCTTAATGTGGTTATTTTTTAGAACAAAATCTGGGCTTTCAATGAGTGCTGTTGGAAAAAATGAAAAATTTGCACAAGCAACAGGAATTAATGCTGATAAAAGTAGAAAACAATCAGTTATAATTTCAACTGTAATTGCAGCAATAGGAATAATAGTATATCAACAAAGTTTTGGGTTTATCCAACTATATTTAGCCCCATTTAATATGGCTTTCCCTGCAATAGCTGCTATTTTAATTGGAGGAGCTTCTGTTAATAGGGTAACAATTTGGCATGTTATGATAGGAACTTTCTTATTCCAAGGAATATTAACTATGACTCCAACAGTTGTTAATGCACTTATAAAAACAGACATGTCTGAAACAATAAGAATAATTGTTTCTAATGGAATGATTTTATATGCTTTAACTAGAAAGGAAGGTGGAAGTCGTGGATAA
- a CDS encoding ABC transporter permease, whose translation MDNNKIKNFLLNNSVPILILIMVAVMFPLSGLSGDYLIREMIQRISRNLFLIMSLLIPIVAGMGLNFGIVLGAMGGQLALILITNWHIMGLQGIFLAMILSIPFSILLGYIGGVILNRAKGKEMITSMILGYFINGAYQLVVLYSMGKIFPVKDKTLLLSSGRGIKNTVDLTEVAKSIDNAIPLRIFRYDIPVLTILFIIALCFFVIWFRKTKLGQDMRAVGQDMEVSKSAGIEVNKVRIYAIVISTVLAGIGQVIYLQNLGTINTYNSHEQIGMFSVAALLIGGASVARATIPNAISGVILFHTMFVVAPRAGKELMGSAQIGEYFRVFISYGIIALVLIIYEWRRKKEKEREREKAIGF comes from the coding sequence GTGGATAATAATAAGATAAAGAATTTTTTATTAAATAATAGTGTTCCTATACTTATACTTATTATGGTAGCTGTAATGTTTCCACTTTCTGGTTTAAGTGGAGATTATTTAATTCGTGAAATGATACAAAGAATATCAAGAAATTTATTTTTAATAATGTCATTATTAATACCAATAGTAGCAGGAATGGGGCTAAACTTTGGTATAGTTTTAGGAGCTATGGGAGGACAACTTGCTCTAATTCTTATAACTAACTGGCATATTATGGGTTTACAAGGAATATTCCTTGCAATGATACTTTCAATCCCATTCTCTATTTTACTTGGATATATAGGTGGAGTAATATTAAATAGAGCAAAGGGAAAAGAAATGATAACTTCAATGATTTTGGGATATTTTATAAATGGAGCTTATCAACTTGTAGTTCTATATTCAATGGGAAAAATTTTTCCTGTAAAAGATAAAACTCTTTTATTATCATCTGGTAGAGGAATAAAAAATACCGTGGACTTAACAGAGGTTGCAAAATCAATAGATAATGCAATACCTTTAAGAATATTTAGATATGATATTCCTGTTCTTACAATACTTTTCATAATTGCACTTTGTTTCTTTGTTATTTGGTTTAGAAAAACTAAGTTAGGACAAGATATGAGAGCAGTTGGGCAAGATATGGAAGTATCAAAATCAGCAGGAATAGAAGTAAATAAAGTTAGGATATATGCAATAGTTATATCAACTGTCTTAGCAGGAATTGGGCAAGTAATTTATCTTCAAAATTTAGGAACAATAAACACATATAATTCACATGAACAAATTGGAATGTTCTCTGTTGCTGCCCTATTAATAGGTGGAGCTTCAGTTGCAAGAGCAACAATACCTAATGCAATAAGTGGTGTTATTTTATTCCATACAATGTTTGTTGTTGCTCCAAGAGCAGGAAAAGAATTAATGGGTTCTGCACAAATAGGAGAATATTTTAGAGTATTTATCTCTTATGGAATTATAGCACTTGTTCTTATCATTTATGAATGGAGAAGAAAGAAAGAAAAAGAAAGAGAAAGAGAAAAAGCAATAGGATTTTAA
- a CDS encoding DUF6672 family protein — translation MKNTLKVTIIVLILVVISIILFITGKRHDILIENNSSTGIKYSINGEPYKILDTGKKAEGMTKGIGNVIFIKTNDNKVIEKDLPSDDINIFINEIVNNSENWYKEKDGN, via the coding sequence ATGAAAAATACATTGAAAGTAACTATTATAGTTTTAATTCTTGTTGTGATTTCTATAATTCTTTTTATAACTGGAAAAAGACATGATATTTTAATAGAAAATAATTCGTCAACAGGAATTAAATATAGTATAAATGGAGAGCCATATAAGATATTAGATACTGGGAAAAAAGCAGAAGGTATGACAAAAGGAATAGGAAATGTCATCTTTATAAAAACAAATGATAATAAAGTTATAGAAAAAGATTTGCCATCTGATGATATAAATATTTTTATAAATGAAATTGTAAATAATTCTGAAAATTGGTATAAAGAAAAAGATGGAAATTAG
- a CDS encoding glucosaminidase domain-containing protein, which produces MKKYLLAVIFLCLSFLSYSNSTEVLDQDMNTGVITQAKDFAKVKGKSKKKIFIDTLIPTIEKIRVKVEADKQYVISLIEKEILTEEEKLFLNEMFTKYKVKSKSKNDLVHKMVVPPTSFILGQASLESGWGSSKLAKEGNNLFAIRSTLKDKERTVYLGPNQFYKKYESMEESVEDYIMTLSRHSSYSNLRKAINDGEETIVLVKHLGNYSEVKNIYEQRLTQIITKNNLVKYDD; this is translated from the coding sequence ATGAAGAAATACTTACTAGCAGTTATTTTTTTATGCTTGTCATTTCTTTCTTATTCTAATAGTACAGAAGTCCTAGATCAAGATATGAATACTGGTGTGATTACCCAAGCAAAAGATTTTGCTAAGGTAAAGGGTAAATCTAAAAAGAAAATTTTTATTGATACGCTTATTCCTACCATAGAAAAAATAAGAGTTAAGGTAGAGGCTGATAAGCAATATGTGATAAGTTTAATAGAAAAAGAAATTTTAACTGAAGAAGAAAAATTATTTTTAAATGAAATGTTTACTAAGTATAAGGTAAAAAGTAAATCAAAAAATGACTTAGTTCATAAAATGGTGGTTCCACCAACATCATTTATATTAGGACAAGCTTCATTAGAGAGTGGATGGGGAAGTTCAAAGCTTGCAAAAGAGGGAAATAACTTATTCGCAATTAGATCCACTTTGAAGGATAAGGAAAGAACAGTTTATCTAGGACCTAATCAGTTTTATAAGAAGTATGAAAGTATGGAAGAATCAGTTGAAGACTATATAATGACTTTATCAAGACATTCTAGTTATTCAAATTTAAGAAAGGCTATCAATGATGGTGAAGAAACTATAGTACTTGTAAAGCATTTAGGTAATTATTCTGAGGTAAAAAATATTTATGAACAAAGATTAACTCAAATAATTACAAAAAACAATTTAGTGAAATACGATGATTAA